The DNA sequence CGCAAGCATCTTAGGCGAGCCAGTCGCGTTTAGCCGGACGTCCAAGGCTGGAACCGTCGTTGAGGGTGCGACGCCGCCTACAGTCTCTACTGTCATTTCGGTTTTAGCGACGCCCGATATATCGGCATTTGTAACAACGGGTGGAGTGACGAGATGGATTGTCGCTCCGGACAAAGGATCGGTAGCCGGCTTGGTGTTTGGGCCAGCCTTTGGTGATGTTGCGAATATTTCGATTGTTGCACGAGGTGGAACAAATGCTGGCGGCGAGGGTTGCGATTGAAAGCAACCCAAGACGAACAGCAACCCAATCAGATAGGAAAGTCGGATTTGCATGCTTCAGGTC is a window from the Novipirellula aureliae genome containing:
- a CDS encoding SecDF P1 head subdomain-containing protein → MQIRLSYLIGLLFVLGCFQSQPSPPAFVPPRATIEIFATSPKAGPNTKPATDPLSGATIHLVTPPVVTNADISGVAKTEMTVETVGGVAPSTTVPALDVRLNATGSPKMLAATTNPASPSIAVVVNGTVISVPKIRQPISGSFRITGDDTFINAIPSVTGQTN